CACGCTCCAGAGATTGCGCCATGATCGCCGCCTCACTCGGCGGCTCGCCATAGTGCAGCCCGCCGCTGGTCAAGACGGGCAAACCCGACGCTTTCGCCAGTTGCGCCGCGTAACGCATGCGTTCCAGCTCCACGCCGGTGGGGATATCCTCGCCCCAGGTCGGGTCCTTGCGCTCGCGGCCCGAGCCCAGAATCACAATGGCATCCGCCTGCTGCGCCAGGTTCGCCCATTGATCCCGGGGCAATGGCACGTCCTGCTCGATCCCGTGCGCAGCCCACTCGACGACAATCGGCAAACTCATCAGCCACAGGCCACCGACGCCGATGGCAAAACAGGCAGCCGCCAGACGCGGCCGGGAACGACGCAACCACCAGGCGAGCAGCAGCAACAGCAAGAGAACGCCGGGCGGCAGCAGCAGGGTTTTAAGCAGATAACGAATAGGCATCGAGCATCTCCAGAGATGCTCGAAGCCTAAGAGGATTGACGTTAAGCGACAATGCTTAAAGCAGCAGGCGCGCAGCCTGCATCAGGTTCTAGCGTTTAAAAAAATTGCTTGAACTGTAACGACTCAACTTTGCCGATGCCTTGGCGCGTTTCTGATCTTTCAGCCAGATGACCTTGGCTGAAGGTTGCGGCGTCGATACCGGCCCAGCGGGTTCCCGTGAAGCCATGAAGCTGCCCTTCAACTCGCCGGTCAATACAGTAACCGGCGCTGGTTTGCCTTTTCCAAGATACGCTTCAATAAGCTCGAATTCAGCATGACTAAGGCCGCGCAATTCCAGCTCCTGAGGGAGTTCGTTTCGCAGACGGACCGAAGTTTTCGCTATCTCCAAGGCAAGCCCCAGTCGATTAATCAAACGTTCATACAGCTCAGGGTTTGTTTCTGTGTGCTGCAACTCTGTCATCCGTTCACCTCATCGAAGATAAAACATACCCTCGACATTGAGCTTAGCGCCGCTGTCAAAACCGGCCGGTTGCAGCGACCAACGGCGGCGGCGAGGCGCTGATCGGGGCTTCTCGACGCATCAGCCAAGCAAACAGCGTTTCCCTCGATAGTCGGCGCTCATGTATGCTACGGCGCTTCCTGTAATTCCACTTCCGCTCTCTTGAGCTGGAACGCACCGCGCAGGCAGTCCCTTTTGTCCGGCAGCGGTGCCGACCTGACTCGACGAAGCAACGAAGAGGTCAAGGGTCACCAATTCTTAGTAAAAAGTAGCCATGCACGAACTCTATCAGCCCCGCGAAATCGAAGCCGCCGCCCAAACCCTTTGGGACGAGCAAAAGTCTTTTGAAGTCAGTGAGCAGCCAGGCAAGGAAACGTTCTACTGCCTGTCGATGTTTCCTTACCCTAGCGGCAAGCTGCATATGGGTCACGTGCGCAACTACACCATCGGTGACGTGATCGCCCGCTACCAGCGCATGCAAGGCAAAAACGTCATGCAGCCCATGGGCTGGGACGCATTTGGCATGCCGGCGGAAAACGCCGCGATGAAAAACAACGTCGCGCCGGCCAAGTGGACCTACGAAAACATCGCCTACATGAAGACCCAGCTGCGCAGCCTGGGCCTGGGCGTCGACTGGTCCCGCGAGATCACCACCTGCAAGCCGGATTACTACCGCTGGGAACAATGGCTGTTCACGCGCCTGTTCGAAAAAGGCGTGATCTACCGCAAGAACGGCACCGTGAACTGGGATCCGGTCGACCAGACCGTCCTGGCCAACGAACAAGTCATCGACGGTCGCGGCTGGCGTTCGGGCGCGATCATCGAGAAACGCGAAATCCCGATGTATTACTTCAAGATCACCGCTTACGCGGAGGAGCTGCTGACGGGTCTCGACGAGTTGCCGGGCTGGCCTGAACAGGTCAAGACCATGCAGCGCAACTGGATCGGCAAATCCCGCGGCATGGAAGTGCAGTTCCCGTACGACCAGGCGTCCATTGGCGAAGCCGGCGTATTGAAAGTCTTCACCACCCGTCCGGACACCCTGATGGGCGCGACCTACGTCGCCGTGGCTGCCGAGCATCCGCTGGCGACCTTGGCTGCCCAGAACAATCCCGAGCTGCAAGCCTTCATTCACGAATGCAAGAGCGGCAGCGTCGCGGAAGCCGACGTCGCGACCCAGGAGAAAAAGGGCCTGCCGACTTCGCTGTTCGTCGAACACCCGCTGACCGGTGAGAAACTCCCGGTGTGGGTCGCCAACTATGTCCTGATGCATTACGGCGACGGCGCGGTCATGGCGGTTCCTGCCCATGACGAACGCGATTTCGAATTCGCCACCAAGTACCACCTGGCGATCAAGCCAGTGGTGCGTACCAGTGCCGGCGATGAAACGCCAGCACCTTGGCAGGCTGCCTACAACGAACACGGTCAGCTGATCAATTCCGGCGAGTTCGACGGCCTGGACTTCGCTGGCGCGTTCGACGCGATTGAAGTCGCGCTGATCAAGAAAGGCCTTGGCGAATCCCGCACCCAGTTCCGCCTGCGCGACTGGGGCATCAGCCGTCAACGCTACTGGGGTTGCCCGATCCCGATCGTGCATTGCGACACCTGCGGCGACGTGCCGGTCCCTGAAGACCAACTGCCCGTCGTGCTGCCGGAAGACGTCGTACCCGACGGCGCCGGTTCGCCGTTGGCGCGCATGCCTGAATT
This genomic window from Pseudomonas sp. G.S.17 contains:
- a CDS encoding YdcF family protein, whose translation is MPIRYLLKTLLLPPGVLLLLLLLAWWLRRSRPRLAAACFAIGVGGLWLMSLPIVVEWAAHGIEQDVPLPRDQWANLAQQADAIVILGSGRERKDPTWGEDIPTGVELERMRYAAQLAKASGLPVLTSGGLHYGEPPSEAAIMAQSLERDFGVAVHWQEGLSRTTWENATMSAAVLQPLGIKRIILVTQAWHMPRSRWSFEHAGFTVISAPVGFLGRDNAVPFGGWLPESRAVWQSGQLLNEAVGLWAYRVLYR
- the leuS gene encoding leucine--tRNA ligase — its product is MHELYQPREIEAAAQTLWDEQKSFEVSEQPGKETFYCLSMFPYPSGKLHMGHVRNYTIGDVIARYQRMQGKNVMQPMGWDAFGMPAENAAMKNNVAPAKWTYENIAYMKTQLRSLGLGVDWSREITTCKPDYYRWEQWLFTRLFEKGVIYRKNGTVNWDPVDQTVLANEQVIDGRGWRSGAIIEKREIPMYYFKITAYAEELLTGLDELPGWPEQVKTMQRNWIGKSRGMEVQFPYDQASIGEAGVLKVFTTRPDTLMGATYVAVAAEHPLATLAAQNNPELQAFIHECKSGSVAEADVATQEKKGLPTSLFVEHPLTGEKLPVWVANYVLMHYGDGAVMAVPAHDERDFEFATKYHLAIKPVVRTSAGDETPAPWQAAYNEHGQLINSGEFDGLDFAGAFDAIEVALIKKGLGESRTQFRLRDWGISRQRYWGCPIPIVHCDTCGDVPVPEDQLPVVLPEDVVPDGAGSPLARMPEFYECSCPKCGAPAKRETDTMDTFVESSWYFARYASPHYEGGMVDPVAANHWLPVDQYIGGIEHAILHLLYARFFHKLMRDEGLLSSNEPFKNLLTQGMVIAETYYRLEANGSKTWFNPADVELERDSKAKIIGAKLISDGLPVEIGGIEKMAKSKNNGVDPQSMIDQYGADTCRLFMMFASPPDMSLEWSDSGVEGSHRFLRRVWRLAQAHVAQGLPGALDIATLNDEQKVIRRAIHQAIKQASQDVGQHHKFNTAIAQVMTLMNVLEKAPQASPQDRALLQEGLQTVALLLAPITPHISHELWTELGHNTPIIDAGWPILDKTALVQDSLQLVIQVNGKLRGHIEMPASATREEVEAAARINENVLRFTDGLTIRKVIVVPGKLVNIVAS